A window from Heliangelus exortis chromosome 17, bHelExo1.hap1, whole genome shotgun sequence encodes these proteins:
- the GPER1 gene encoding G-protein coupled estrogen receptor 1: METYSASITPVICNSTTFNLNGSHLCNESISSRLADKSEHQQYVISLFLSCLYTIFLFPIGFVGNILILVVNISFREKMTIPDLYFINLAVADLILVADSLIEVFNLDEKYYDITIICTFMSLFLQINMYSSIFFLTWMSFDRYIALAKVMRSNLFRTMQHARLSCGLIWMASISAALVPFTAVHLQHTGEVYFCFADVKEIQWLEITLGFIIPFVIIGLCYSLIVRVLIKAHKHRSLRLRRQKALRMIFVVVLVFFICWLPENVFISVQLLQKKPASSSSPSFRHDYPLTGHIVNLAAFSNSCLNPLIYSFLGETFRDKLRLYIEQKTKMSTLHRFCQAALTSVIPDSNEQSEV, from the coding sequence ATGGAAACTTATTCTGCCTCTATAACACCTGTTATATGTAACAGCACAACTTTTAACCTAAATGGATCCCATCTGTGTAACGAAAGCATCTCTTCTCGATTAGCTGATAAATCAGAACACCAGCAATATGTTATCAGTCTTTTCTTATCATGTCTTTACacaatatttctctttcctatCGGTTTTGTGGGAAACATTCTGATACTGGTGGTCAACATAAGCTTTCGTGAAAAAATGACTATTCCAGACCTTTACTTCATAAATCTTGCAGTAGCTGATCTCATTTTGGTCGCCGATTCCCTGATTGAGGTTTTTAATCTTGATGAAAAGTATTACGATATCACCATTATCTGCACCTTTATGTCTTTGTTCCTTCAGATCAACATGTAtagcagcattttctttctgacatgGATGAGTTTTGACAGATACATAGCCCTGGCAAAAGTAATGAGGTCCAACCTATTTCGCACTATGCAACACGCTAGGTTAAGCTGTGGGCTCATATGGATGGCATCAATTTCTGCAGCGCTGGTTCCATTTACAGCTGTGCATTTACAGCACACCGGAGAGgtctatttttgttttgcagatgtCAAAGAAATCCAGTGGCTAGAAATAACCCTGGGGTTTATTATCCCCTTTGTCATCATCGGGCTGTGTTACTCCTTAATTGTCCGAGTTCTTATCAAGGCACACAAGCACAGGAGCCTCCGGCTGCGGCGGCAAAAGGCTCTCCGGATgatttttgtggtggttttggttttctttatctGCTGGCTACCTGAAAACGTCTTCATTAGCGTTCAGCTTCTCCAAAAGAAGCCTGCCTCTTCAAGCAGCCCATCCTTCAGACATGATTACCCCCTAACAGGACATATTGTGAACCTCGCAGCTTTTTCCAATAGCTGTTTGAACCCTTTAATTTACAGTTTTCTAGGGGAAACCTTCCGAGACAAACTGCGACTCTACattgaacagaaaacaaaaatgtcaacGTTACATCGCTTTTGTCAGGCTGCCTTAACGTCTGTCATCCCTGACAGCAATGAGCAATCAGAAGTCTGA